GGCCTGTTTTCCATCAGCATTGATATCTTGTCGACTTCTTCCATGTCGTCAACCTCGAGGACGCAGGCGTCCTTGTTACCCGCCCCCAAGTCGATTTCCGGCATCTCATCCTCCGATTCGTCTGTGTCGGACGTTGTTACTCGGCCGTTTTCCATATCCTACGAGCGAGGATACATCAAGCGAATCGAAATGGTCGGAAAATTTAGGGACAAGAGAAAGGAGCGGGAAAGAAAAAGGGATAAGCAAGTATTTCTCAAAGTTCATATTACCCACCGTCAAGGACTTGAGTTGATAGAATTCCCGGTTCTTCTTCACAGTTTCGATGAGGGACTTCTGTATGTCCGCGAGTTTTTGCTCATCGCTCCAAGAGTTGCCGGCAGTGACCTTGGGTACCGCTGGGGTCGGGAGAGGCGCCAAGTAGACGGCGGTTCCCGTCGCCATCCCGATCAGGAGCCTCTCCCCGATGGAGACTTGGACCCTAAGTCCGAACAGCGCGTTCATGCTCCTCACCTTGATTTTGTTGAGCAAGAGGCTGTGGAGTTCGTACTCGAGGAAGGGGAGACCGTCGGAAATCTCCTTGGCGTTCAGTTCGCCCCTGAGGTCCCTCTTGGGTCTACAAACTGTCGCCTGGACAACGCAACCTCTTCCGGTTATCGGAATACTTTCCGGCAGCTCGATGGTGGTGAACAGAATGTCCGGGACTTTGCCGCGGCGACAAATCGCGCACTTCAGAACCTTGACCCTGAAAGGTACGCTGCTCTCGCTGTATGGCAAGTGACACACACTGCAGGAGCTCGGAGGAAGCGGAATTGAGTGGGACGAGGTTTGCTCGGTACCGTCGGACTGTCTTGTCTTTGCATCCTGAACGCCGTTGACGTCTGGGGCGGCCGTTTCTTCGGTCTGATCATTTTTTCCCTCGCCCTTGTCACTGTCACTTTTGTCTCCCTTCTCGCTCTTTGTCGCGCTGGCTGGCTGAGCTTTCTGCTGACCCTTTTCCCGCTCAAAGTCCGTCCTGTCCAAGGATGTGGTCGTGATTTCACGCTGATGAATTCGACTGATCAACGGGTTATCAGGTTCCTGACTTGTGTTCTGGAGGTTTATTACCGCAGCCGTCCCAGCGGCACTCAAGACGCAGACGTCGTCGCTAGAGGAAACGATTAATTCTGCATTACGAAGTCGTCGTCGGATGGACAAGAGCTCTCACACCTCGTCTAGCATGCTAAAGACCAAAAATCTCCCGGAATGCTCCTACCATATGCTCGTTTCCTCGCGATATCCCAACACCACATTGCAAGCTAGGGCCCTTGCGTGGGAGCGAACTTCCATACGAATCTCAGTCCACCAAGCATCGCGGCTCTCTGGTTCTTCGAGGTTGCTTATTCTTTCGAGAAGCTTTACGGACCTAGCGCTGACAGTACCGCCTAGAACAGTGTATTCTCTGTAGTGTTTTACTTGCtcaattagaaaaaaaaaaaaaaaaaaaaacgcccatTCCATAACTAGGTGTTTTTAACTGACTTCTACGATTCAGCAAAGGAGTCTTGGGTCTTACCTAAGTGCAGTATAAAGCCGGGCGGGTATTGCTGCATGGTAATGAAGGGGTATTCTAGCATGTCAAGTGCTTCCTGGTTCATCGGTCTGACCACCGCAGTCACTGGTCTCAAATAACCCCCCATAGACGACCTGTCGCTTCCAGTTAGCGAGTTACCTGCAGTTACATCGCATACTTTCATCAGAATAAGCTCTGTCGGCTGTCTTTCACAGCGCGCCTTTGTCACATACTGCACAAGACATAACGTGCGCGTGAAGAGTATTTCAAAAGGTTTCAATTAGGATTACTGGTAATATCTTGAGACAGAAAATgctaataaatataaaactgTCTTTTGAATCACTCTGACGTGTAGCGTTCAACCATTAGGACGAAGGCACACGTATAAACCGTGAAAGGTAAAGTTCTCAGAATGCGGTATAACCTGCATCATTAGGACTTTTTTCACGCGTACAAGTAGATTTGTTTCAGCGGTTGCAAGGCatttgaagagaaaataatacatacgtatatgaaAAATACAAGGATTGCGAGACCGGACTGTCTCCTAAAAATAGATAGACGAAACGCAAAGAAATTTATCACGAGAATCGTATTGGCCATCAATatgtttttagaaaaatctgTCTCTCAAGCTACTTCGATCACTTCCTGTAAACGTACTCCCCTTCAAGGTTTACATGCGTATACCTACTCCTGTATAAACAGGCATAGCATGGTAAGATAATCTTAAAAGTTGGACACTTGCGTTACACGATGATATCAAGGCGTCGTTACATGAACAGTTTATCTTGCAGAAGTCTAACAGCCATGCTAATTAAGAAAAGGTAAAGctaaacaaatattttggtGTTCTCAGGGCGTTATACTTATGTCGTTGtttgtataggtatgtatggTATATGGGAATCCTTTGAAGAGTGacatacacgcatacattGATCTAAGGAAGTAAATAATTGCCATTTAATTAGAATAGATGTATCAGAGAGGCATGTATAATTTTCGTGTTTACCGAGTAAATAGTTTATAGGTGAAGAGTATACATCAATTGATAAGCTTGAAGATGTGAtacgttattattgttaacGCTGTTAATCACTGTCATCTCAGGCCACCAGGTTTACTGTCCTCCGGGGTATTTTTCACTCTTTGTTAAACTAGTACAGGTGGTAGTGAGTACACAAGAATGATGCTGATCTGTTGTTGTTGCCGATGATATTTGTCGCGATGTTGAGTACGCGTAAAGGCAGAGACGAAGACATGACAATATTACTGTTACGATAGAGTAACAAACGTATGGTAGACGAGTAATATTGTAGTCACTGGGTCACGCTACAGAGCGACaacgagagaaagaaacaaaatgtCAAGATACATGAACATCAGCATTCTCCCGTCAGTACTCACGTTTACGATAATATCCTGCCGGGGAGAAATATTCCgaatgaaacagaaaaatcaaaagaaaatcTTTTGAAACATTGAATTGATGATTGTACGCCACTTTTTATGGCAATCTCATGTCGTTAGTTCAACACTTACATAAATCTTTATTCAATGACGAGGTAAATTATCCTGAGAATTTGATTAGTGCATTTTACGTGAGAGAAAAATGTAACCCTGACTTTTCCATACCTCCGATTACTATGTATGACTGTAGCATTAGCAAAGTGGAAATATGAGTTGCGTGACGTGCTACGCTAATAAAACTACCTGCCGAAACACCTACAATTATGTTCGATTCCAGAGggtaaaacgaaattttctaTGATATTTAAAACGGGGCTACATATTATACGAACTTGATACGGTAAAGGTCAAGTCCGCCGTCAATGGAAAAGTCCCGATGGCTACGAAAGCAGGTagcgtgaagaaaaaaaaggaaagaaataaaagttatGGGTTATCCTCTACCTCGGAAAAGTTTTATGCAACGCTCTACTCGAGACTTATACCTAAGAAACGCCCCCAGGTAATAAATAGCAAGTGCAAAATTATAATGAGCAGACGACACGCACACCCCCTCGCAGCACACGCAGCATCGTACATATTGTTGTGAATGTGGTAGACCTACCTTTCGGAGTAATACTGAGATCAGAGTCGCTGGATCTCCGGTGTATCGGGACGGCCGAATTGGCCTTAATTACCGGTGACTTGGATATTTTGTTGCTCACGCCTGCGGGAGTCGGCGTCGAAGGTGGCGCAGGGCTCGGGTTACCCGGTGGTGGTGCGACATCCGGTTGCTGCCTACGAGGATCGGGATAGCAAGGCACACACGAGTTGTCAGTAGTGTTAGCATTATTAGTATTGTTAGTTGTACCAACGCCCTCTTGCGCATCTCTCAAGTTGCACTCGCTGTGACTTTTGCGCACCACCGAGACGATGGTAAGTTTCTCCGGCGTTAAAAGATTACTACCAGCGTTAGTACGAGGTTCTAATCCTGACCCAAAGCTAAGCTCGCTCAACTCTACGTCAACTAATTTACTATCGCTAGGATTTTGGGAAGGGTCAAATCGGGTTGCCGAAGCAGTCGCCTGCAGCATCTTGACCGCGTCTTCCCGATTATCATCCGTCCCGGTCTCGGCTTCGAGCTCAACGATCGGCGGTTCAATCGCGATCAAACAACCCTCGGTTTTCTCAAGAGCCTCCGAACCCCCTGAGTGGGTTCCTTGTTTTTCCCGGTTTACGGTAAAACCGACTCTCGAACCACTCGCCTCGTCCCCGCTACCGACAGACTGATTGTGAGGGGTGAAAAGCGCATGCCGAGAACCGATCGAGGATGCcgatgaataattttgtcgTGCAAAGGACGAGCCGGTCCCGTAGCTCTGGATGGAGGAATCTTCCGGGGACTTGGACCTTGACGTTCTCCTGCGGTGTCGATGCTTTCGGATAGAATCGGGCGAAGGGGTCACACTAGCAGCAACCTTGTCTCTCCTGTGCTTTCGGCTCCGGGACGAATCGTTTCTGTGCCGATCCCGCATAGAATGCACGAGCATTTTAGTGTCGATGATTTTGATCAGCTCCAGCATGCACTGTCGTTTTTGCTTGCTCCGCAGTCTGTCCACCCGTGCCAAGTCCTCCGCACTTCTTACCATTTCCGGCCGTGGTTCGCACCGCTCTTTCGGCTTGACGGCACCCTCGTCGCTCCCAAAGTTGCTCTTGGCGTTCACTTCCGTAACCTTGAGCAGGGGGACCGAAAGGTGACTGTGATCCTCCTTCGAGGTTGAATCAATCACTATTGCAACGGGCTTAATCTTCTGCAGGGGTTCGGCTATCTCTCTGTCTCTTGGAGACCCTCGATATATAACTGTCTCGTTCCTTTCGACCTTTTTCAAAGTCTTTTCCGACTTTTTCGCAGCTTCCTCGTGATTTTTCGACGACATTTTTTCCACCCCTTCTTTGGCAGTGGTTTTACTATCCGCGGCGTGCTTGCCACCCGGCGATATATTCAAGCTTTTGAAAATACTCAGTTTTCTCTTCGTTTCGGCTTTAAATgactctgatttttttttcaaactgattCTGCTGGGCGCTACGAATCTTCGAATCGCCCTCTCATTCAGACTCACCGATCTCTGCAGACTGACCGTCCTGGCATCCACCCAAGGGTCCACGTccggaaaaaatatttcacaactCTGGTCCTCGGTCGGAGTGCTCGCAGCGGCTGGTTTCGAATCTGCAGGGTTGTCGAAGCGCTCCTGCCTATCGAGGAACTCCGTTTCCTTGGCGGTCATACTGGAGGTGATGGCAATCGTGTCGCCGTCGTTCGCTACTGCCTCTGCCGAGGCATCGAGATTCTCGTCACGACTGAAATTGGAGTCGTTGCGTACTGGTCTCTGAATATGGAGCTCCCCGTAATTTTGTGGCAAAAAAGATGGGGAAGCTGCCCTGCGAGGTATGAGCTCAGCTTCCTCGATGGAATTCCGCTTCTCAAACCAGATATCCGAGCCGCGACTTTCGGTGCTGGAGGACATCGGCTCGCTGGATACGGAaaggtttttcttttcttcggtTGGAACAGTAGTGAAGATGCCCGCCTCATGATCGAAGTAGCTGTCCTTTTTCTCCTCCAGCTTCGAACCGATTGACGTCAATTTTCCGTCCCCCGTGAGAGGCGATCCAGGCTCTCCGTGGGTCAGAGAATCGTCGAGTATGTTGTAGTTCGTGCTCGATTCCGAGGGCTCGTCCTCCGAACTCTCAGTGTCAGATTCGTCGGACGAaacgtcctcctcctcctcctcctcccgaAGGCGACGCTTCGGCGTCAAGCTTTTGACGACTTTCTCGGAGCCCTTCCGAGACGTCAAGTCCGCATTCGCCTCCGTCTCCGCGATCTCCTCTTTCCGATCGCTCGACTGCGTCCCAGCTTCCGACTCGGCCATCCGGGCCTCGAACTCTTCGCAAGCGATCCTGATCGGCGATGGTGCGGGACTTTCGTGGTCCTCCATCACGCTGTCGAGGGCGAGTCCGGCGTGGACAGACCTGATGAGGAGCGCGGCCATGCCGTCACTCGAGTTTCGCTTCGAGCTGCTCTTCTTATTCCTGCCAAGTGAGTAGAGGTCGGATATCGAGGATCTGGCAGACTCTGAGCTGACAGACCAGGTGCTGGAGAAGGTGCTGTCCAGGTCACTCTGGTCCTCGTCAAAGGAGTCGGAGAACCTCGCTCTGAGTTGACTCACCCTCTTTGACAGCATGCTCTGCGGCAGATATCGCAGGTTCTTTAATCCCCTGGAAAACCTGTTGCCCGCTATCTCACCCCTCATATCTTCCTGAGCAAGGATTGACCTGAGGGACAATTCATCGGCGTCCTCAGGCAAAGATATGTTCGAATCGAAACTCCGACGGAGGTTGTTGTAACTCGACTGCTGTGACAAATGCCTGAGCATTTTACCGCTGGATCCGGCAGATCTGTAGCTGGGCACGACGATCAACGGTTTCGAACGCTTCTTCAGAGTCTTTCCATAGCCCGGAAACTTGCTGCTTACTTTAGTCGTTTGCAGGCTTGACAGTGACGCGGCTTGGCTACGGTCGGGGGAGTGAGAAAGCAAGGGAACACTCTCGTCTAATTCTAGGCATTCGAAACTCGCTTTGTGGGGTAAGCCAAGCAGCGCAAGCCTAAACGTATGCATGCGGGGGGTCGGGTACAAAAAGAGATATCTATCAGTTAATCAGTTTTCATGTTGTACAGAGATCGAATGGGTACGGGGTTCAGTTGAATTCGAGGGGTGAAGACAGCTTGAACGGCAATATCATGTGGGAATGTCAGGATTTgtcataaataaattcactCGAGATTAATTCCCTTCAAATTGTATACACCTCCTCAATTCCAGAGAATACAGTTTTTGCTCATATTTTAGATAGGACAAAGTTGAAGTTACATATATCGCAATCAAGCGTAAATCAACACAactcaataaattttcatccgaaATCGGGAGTATCCAAAGGAGTCCTTACTAGTTGGTTTGAAAGAATATGCGTTTACAAGAGGATGAAGAGAATGAATCGTCAAATCTTCGATGCCTATCGCCCTGCTTCCTGCACTCAAATTGTGAGTCACGGGTGAACAAGCAGATCAGTCTAGTGCGGTAATcattggaaaatgaaaattcatatatttataatagcGATCTAGCCCGAGGTAAAATCCTATCTCTAATCTTCTATCAAGAAATCACTTTTCCCAGATGCATCATAATAAGACCTCAGCTGATAAGAAACTGATATCGGAAGATGTAAACACTTTGGAAAATATAATGATGCAGGAGAAAATAATGCCGTGTGTTTCCACAACCAAATAATGAAGTATATGTGTGTAGAAGTCAATGACCCGTGTACGTTAACGTATGGAACCATTTcgtggggggtggggggaaTGCAACTTCGACAATTTAATATCGGGTAAATCTGCCATCATTATGACGACcggaatttcatttctttgagATTTACCCTGAAGTGCAAAAATATAGGCAGGTTTACCCTGTGTTCGATTGCTGTGAAACAAGATATTTCTGGTTCTTACATTGGTGTTGCACTTCATAAACGCGGCTTAAACAACTTCAGAGAAAATTGATACGATAAATATGAAGGTTCGAAGTAATCGAGTTATATACTCACTCTTCGGAGGTCAAATTCTCCGCTGGCACACTGGATGAATCGTGCATTTTGACAAGAGTAACAGCAGTTCCAATGCCTCTTGCTACGATTCCGGATTCACCTTCCAAATCAAAGCATTGATAATACCTGCAAGAAGGTACAAATATACTCTACAAGATGCAAGATGAGAAAGATCCCCAGAAAGTTATACGGCAATAGTAGCAGCAGTTACCCGATAACGGCATTGCCTCCAAGATCTAGTGCCTTGAGCCCAATTTTTCTCTGAACTTCTCCGcttagtttgaaaaaaagtgtttgTCGAGCTTCGTTTGAAGCTCTGGGAGTTCGTATCTTGTCGATCCACTTGTATTCAGGATCGTCATTAACGACGAGCTCTTCCACAAAGCCATGTATGATTTGAGCATGGTACCCATGCGGAATTATCGGTGctagaaaaattacattaatagattacaaataaattttaatcaaagaATCGACTCATGAATGAGATATCAGAGAAACCAAATATATAAACTCACAGCAGAAGAATTGAACCCCACAAGAAGATTGCCTGAACTTATTGAAGTCGGAAAACAATTCCACTTTCACGATGATATTCACTTCGCCACGTATTCCGTGCATGGTATCGTAGACCGGTATCCAGCCATTCATTACGGAGCCTGTGGGTATGGGATCTATATCAAACTTGTGCTGCCAAAATCGACAAATTAGTTGTTcaaaaacataaatatttgGCAAGACATCAACTTATTTCCAAGGTCATCTGAGAAGCAACGAATCGCTCGTCATGGTCATTAACTTTGGCTATTTTGCAACTGATCACAGTAAAAATTtgtgatagaatttttttacatgtatTATTAACTACTGACCTCCCTGAGTGCTGGAGCTGGAGCTCATTGACGCCTCGAGAGTCCACATATTTTTGACCGGAAGAGGAGTGCCAGGCAGTAATAGCGGGTTCAAATCTAGGTAGACCTTGCCGATGGCGTCGTTGGCAGAGTACGTGTCGTGGTCCATCAGCCTGATTTGCAGAGGTTCGTCCTGTAGCTCGGCTTCATCCACCTCGAACCTGTACCACTCTGAGTTCCACTGGGGATTCAGAGATTTCCGGCATACGTCCGTCTTGTAGGTTGTGTTcccaaattttatttcaacataaG
This region of Neodiprion virginianus isolate iyNeoVirg1 chromosome 7, iyNeoVirg1.1, whole genome shotgun sequence genomic DNA includes:
- the LOC124309212 gene encoding uncharacterized protein LOC124309212 isoform X6, which codes for MPGKVKVKILAGRNLPVMDRSSDTTDAYVEIKFGNTTYKTDVCRKSLNPQWNSEWYRFEVDEAELQDEPLQIRLMDHDTYSANDAIGKVYLDLNPLLLPGTPLPVKNMWTLEASMSSSSSTQGDPIPTGSVMNGWIPVYDTMHGIRGEVNIIVKVELFSDFNKFRQSSCGVQFFCSPIIPHGYHAQIIHGFVEELVVNDDPEYKWIDKIRTPRASNEARQTLFFKLSGEVQRKIGLKALDLGGNAVIGYYQCFDLEGESGIVARGIGTAVTLVKMHDSSSVPAENLTSEELALLGLPHKASFECLELDESVPLLSHSPDRSQAASLSSLQTTKVSSKFPGYGKTLKKRSKPLIVVPSYRSAGSSGKMLRHLSQQSSYNNLRRSFDSNISLPEDADELSLRSILAQEDMRGEIAGNRFSRGLKNLRYLPQSMLSKRVSQLRARFSDSFDEDQSDLDSTFSSTWSVSSESARSSISDLYSLGRNKKSSSKRNSSDGMAALLIRSVHAGLALDSVMEDHESPAPSPIRIACEEFEARMAESEAGTQSSDRKEEIAETEANADLTSRKGSEKVVKSLTPKRRLREEEEEEDVSSDESDTESSEDEPSESSTNYNILDDSLTHGEPGSPLTGDGKLTSIGSKLEEKKDSYFDHEAGIFTTVPTEEKKNLSVSSEPMSSSTESRGSDIWFEKRNSIEEAELIPRRAASPSFLPQNYGELHIQRPVRNDSNFSRDENLDASAEAVANDGDTIAITSSMTAKETEFLDRQERFDNPADSKPAAASTPTEDQSCEIFFPDVDPWVDARTVSLQRSVSLNERAIRRFVAPSRISLKKKSESFKAETKRKLSIFKSLNISPGGKHAADSKTTAKEGVEKMSSKNHEEAAKKSEKTLKKVERNETVIYRGSPRDREIAEPLQKIKPVAIVIDSTSKEDHSHLSVPLLKVTEVNAKSNFGSDEGAVKPKERCEPRPEMVRSAEDLARVDRLRSKQKRQCMLELIKIIDTKMLVHSMRDRHRNDSSRSRKHRRDKVAASVTPSPDSIRKHRHRRRTSRSKSPEDSSIQSYGTGSSFARQNYSSASSIGSRHALFTPHNQSVGSGDEASGSRVGFTVNREKQGTHSGGSEALEKTEGCLIAIEPPIVELEAETGTDDNREDAVKMLQATASATRFDPSQNPSDSKLVDVELSELSFGSGLEPRTNAGSNLLTPEKLTIVSVVRKSHSECNLRDAQEGVGTTNNTNNANTTDNSCVPCYPDPRRQQPDVAPPPGNPSPAPPSTPTPAGVSNKISKSPVIKANSAVPIHRRSSDSDLSITPKGNSLTGSDRSSMGGYLRPVTAVVRPMNQEALDMLEYPFITMQQYPPGFILHLGGTVSARSVKLLERISNLEEPESRDAWWTEIRMEVRSHARALACNVVLGYREETSICDDVCVLSAAGTAAVINLQNTSQEPDNPLISRIHQREITTTSLDRTDFEREKGQQKAQPASATKSEKGDKSDSDKGEGKNDQTEETAAPDVNGVQDAKTRQSDGTEQTSSHSIPLPPSSCSVCHLPYSESSVPFRVKVLKCAICRRGKVPDILFTTIELPESIPITGRGCVVQATVCRPKRDLRGELNAKEISDGLPFLEYELHSLLLNKIKVRSMNALFGLRVQVSIGERLLIGMATGTAVYLAPLPTPAVPKVTAGNSWSDEQKLADIQKSLIETVKKNREFYQLKSLTDMENGRVTTSDTDESEDEMPEIDLGAGNKDACVLEVDDMEEVDKISMLMENRPPDGFHVVNTQNIPGLEDLEIVRNLQMFTQLWRAKIPVGQPASVSTKYFGRLLQSVYFKLRKMVPCALCDLQFKVELPEPDEIQLSVVGMALGLGEPTKLNKYKRKVLPHSISRDQVKKTDENDLIFSLDEDHVMPENAVSTGAPNTSSLHSAGQSGSLIQRSRPRSPLRTRVHTLHKHKHVPLKERYGVDITPLSYMPGGRIERYLGNLNFFFIRESTAIREGGGLSGFVHSFVTEVLAIVRAHVTALGGNAMVAYFMTQLVLCHSPHKNQGQCLINVGGDVVSVSYFADDRHAGNLAG
- the LOC124309212 gene encoding uncharacterized protein LOC124309212 isoform X8, translating into MPGKVKVKILAGRNLPVMDRSSDTTDAYVEIKFGNTTYKTDVCRKSLNPQWNSEWYRFEVDEAELQDEPLQIRLMDHDTYSANDAIGKVYLDLNPLLLPGTPLPVKNMWTLEASMSSSSSTQGGSVMNGWIPVYDTMHGIRGEVNIIVKVELFSDFNKFRQSSCGVQFFCSPIIPHGYHAQIIHGFVEELVVNDDPEYKWIDKIRTPRASNEARQTLFFKLSGEVQRKIGLKALDLGGNAVIGYYQCFDLEGESGIVARGIGTAVTLVKMHDSSSVPAENLTSEELALLGLPHKASFECLELDESVPLLSHSPDRSQAASLSSLQTTKVSSKFPGYGKTLKKRSKPLIVVPSYRSAGSSGKMLRHLSQQSSYNNLRRSFDSNISLPEDADELSLRSILAQEDMRGEIAGNRFSRGLKNLRYLPQSMLSKRVSQLRARFSDSFDEDQSDLDSTFSSTWSVSSESARSSISDLYSLGRNKKSSSKRNSSDGMAALLIRSVHAGLALDSVMEDHESPAPSPIRIACEEFEARMAESEAGTQSSDRKEEIAETEANADLTSRKGSEKVVKSLTPKRRLREEEEEEDVSSDESDTESSEDEPSESSTNYNILDDSLTHGEPGSPLTGDGKLTSIGSKLEEKKDSYFDHEAGIFTTVPTEEKKNLSVSSEPMSSSTESRGSDIWFEKRNSIEEAELIPRRAASPSFLPQNYGELHIQRPVRNDSNFSRDENLDASAEAVANDGDTIAITSSMTAKETEFLDRQERFDNPADSKPAAASTPTEDQSCEIFFPDVDPWVDARTVSLQRSVSLNERAIRRFVAPSRISLKKKSESFKAETKRKLSIFKSLNISPGGKHAADSKTTAKEGVEKMSSKNHEEAAKKSEKTLKKVERNETVIYRGSPRDREIAEPLQKIKPVAIVIDSTSKEDHSHLSVPLLKVTEVNAKSNFGSDEGAVKPKERCEPRPEMVRSAEDLARVDRLRSKQKRQCMLELIKIIDTKMLVHSMRDRHRNDSSRSRKHRRDKVAASVTPSPDSIRKHRHRRRTSRSKSPEDSSIQSYGTGSSFARQNYSSASSIGSRHALFTPHNQSVGSGDEASGSRVGFTVNREKQGTHSGGSEALEKTEGCLIAIEPPIVELEAETGTDDNREDAVKMLQATASATRFDPSQNPSDSKLVDVELSELSFGSGLEPRTNAGSNLLTPEKLTIVSVVRKSHSECNLRDAQEGVGTTNNTNNANTTDNSCVPCYPDPRRQQPDVAPPPGNPSPAPPSTPTPAGVSNKISKSPVIKANSAVPIHRRSSDSDLSITPKGNSLTGSDRSSMGGYLRPVTAVVRPMNQEALDMLEYPFITMQQYPPGFILHLGGTVSARSVKLLERISNLEEPESRDAWWTEIRMEVRSHARALACNVVLGYREETSICDDVCVLSAAGTAAVINLQNTSQEPDNPLISRIHQREITTTSLDRTDFEREKGQQKAQPASATKSEKGDKSDSDKGEGKNDQTEETAAPDVNGVQDAKTRQSDGTEQTSSHSIPLPPSSCSVCHLPYSESSVPFRVKVLKCAICRRGKVPDILFTTIELPESIPITGRGCVVQATVCRPKRDLRGELNAKEISDGLPFLEYELHSLLLNKIKVRSMNALFGLRVQVSIGERLLIGMATGTAVYLAPLPTPAVPKVTAGNSWSDEQKLADIQKSLIETVKKNREFYQLKSLTDMENGRVTTSDTDESEDEMPEIDLGAGNKDACVLEVDDMEEVDKISMLMENRPPDGFHVVNTQNIPGLEDLEIVRNLQMFTQLWRAKIPVGQPASVSTKYFGRLLQSVYFKLRKMVPCALCDLQFKVELPEPDEIQLSVVGMALGLGEPTKLNKYKRKVLPHSISRDQVKKTDENDLIFSLDEDHVMPENAVSTGAPNTSSLHSAGQSGSLIQRSRPRSPLRTRVHTLHKHKHVPLKERYGVDITPLSYMPGGRIERYLGNLNFFFIRESTAIREGGGLSGFVHSFVTEVLAIVRAHVTALGGNAMVAYFMTQLVLCHSPHKNQGQCLINVGGDVVSVSYFADDRHAGNLAG
- the LOC124309212 gene encoding uncharacterized protein LOC124309212 isoform X4, which encodes MPGKVKVKILAGRNLPVMDRSSDTTDAYVEIKFGNTTYKTDVCRKSLNPQWNSEWYRFEVDEAELQDEPLQIRLMDHDTYSANDAIGKVYLDLNPLLLPGTPLPVKNMWTLEASMSSSSSTQGDPIPTGSVMNGWIPVYDTMHGIRGEVNIIVKVELFSDFNKFRQSSCGVQFFCSPIIPHGYHAQIIHGFVEELVVNDDPEYKWIDKIRTPRASNEARQTLFFKLSGEVQRKIGLKALDLGGNAVIGYYQCFDLEGESGIVARGIGTAVTLVKMHDSSSVPAENLTSEELALLGLPHKASFECLELDESVPLLSHSPDRSQAASLSSLQTTKVSSKFPGYGKTLKKRSKPLIVVPSYRSAGSSGKMLRHLSQQSSYNNLRRSFDSNISLPEDADELSLRSILAQEDMRGEIAGNRFSRGLKNLRYLPQSMLSKRVSQLRARFSDSFDEDQSDLDSTFSSTWSVSSESARSSISDLYSLGRNKKSSSKRNSSDGMAALLIRSVHAGLALDSVMEDHESPAPSPIRIACEEFEARMAESEAGTQSSDRKEEIAETEANADLTSRKGSEKVVKSLTPKRRLREEEEEEDVSSDESDTESSEDEPSESSTNYNILDDSLTHGEPGSPLTGDGKLTSIGSKLEEKKDSYFDHEAGIFTTVPTEEKKNLSVSSEPMSSSTESRGSDIWFEKRNSIEEAELIPRRAASPSFLPQNYGELHIQRPVRNDSNFSRDENLDASAEAVANDGDTIAITSSMTAKETEFLDRQERFDNPADSKPAAASTPTEDQSCEIFFPDVDPWVDARTVSLQRSVSLNERAIRRFVAPSRISLKKKSESFKAETKRKLSIFKSLNISPGGKHAADSKTTAKEGVEKMSSKNHEEAAKKSEKTLKKVERNETVIYRGSPRDREIAEPLQKIKPVAIVIDSTSKEDHSHLSVPLLKVTEVNAKSNFGSDEGAVKPKERCEPRPEMVRSAEDLARVDRLRSKQKRQCMLELIKIIDTKMLVHSMRDRHRNDSSRSRKHRRDKVAASVTPSPDSIRKHRHRRRTSRSKSPEDSSIQSYGTGSSFARQNYSSASSIGSRHALFTPHNQSVGSGDEASGSRVGFTVNREKQGTHSGGSEALEKTEGCLIAIEPPIVELEAETGTDDNREDAVKMLQATASATRFDPSQNPSDSKLVDVELSELSFGSGLEPRTNAGSNLLTPEKLTIVSVVRKSHSECNLRDAQEGVGTTNNTNNANTTDNSCVPCYPDPRRQQPDVAPPPGNPSPAPPSTPTPAGVSNKISKSPVIKANSAVPIHRRSSDSDLSITPKGYYRKRNSLTGSDRSSMGGYLRPVTAVVRPMNQEALDMLEYPFITMQQYPPGFILHLGGTVSARSVKLLERISNLEEPESRDAWWTEIRMEVRSHARALACNVVLGYREETSICDDVCVLSAAGTAAVINLQNTSQEPDNPLISRIHQREITTTSLDRTDFEREKGQQKAQPASATKSEKGDKSDSDKGEGKNDQTEETAAPDVNGVQDAKTRQSDGTEQTSSHSIPLPPSSCSVCHLPYSESSVPFRVKVLKCAICRRGKVPDILFTTIELPESIPITGRGCVVQATVCRPKRDLRGELNAKEISDGLPFLEYELHSLLLNKIKVRSMNALFGLRVQVSIGERLLIGMATGTAVYLAPLPTPAVPKVTAGNSWSDEQKLADIQKSLIETVKKNREFYQLKSLTDMENGRVTTSDTDESEDEMPEIDLGAGNKDACVLEVDDMEEVDKISMLMENRPPDGFHVVNTQNIPGLEDLEIVRNLQMFTQLWRAKIPVGQPASVSTKYFGRLLQSVYFKLRKMVPCALCDLQFKVELPEPDEIQLSVVGMALGLGEPTKLNKYKRKVLPHSISRDQVKKTDENDLIFSLDEDHVMPENAVSTGAPNTSSLHSAGQSGSLIQRSRPRSPLRTRVHTLHKHKHVPLKERYGVDITPLSYMPGGRIERYLGNLNFFFIRESTAIREGGGLSGFVHSFVTEVLAIVRAHVTALGGNAMVAYFMTQLVLCHSPHKNQGQCLINVGGDVVSVSYFADDRHAGNLAG